A portion of the Anser cygnoides isolate HZ-2024a breed goose chromosome 25, Taihu_goose_T2T_genome, whole genome shotgun sequence genome contains these proteins:
- the CTTNBP2NL gene encoding CTTNBP2 N-terminal-like protein, with protein sequence MNLEKLSKPELLTLFSILEGELEARDLVIEALKAQHRDTFIEERYGKYNISDPLMALQRDFETLKEGNHGEKQPVCSNPLSILKVVMKHCKNMQERMLSQLAAAESRHRKVILDLEEERQRHAQDTAEGDDVTYMLEKERERLTQQLEFEKSQVKKFEKEQKKLSSQLEEERARHKQLSSVLVVECKKATAKAAEEGQKTAELSLKLEKEKSKVSKLEEELASKRKRGLQMEAQVEKQLSEFDIEREQLKAKLNREENRTKALKEEVECLKKALKELEAACQEHSPTEPLQPSSSVMSRGVATDSPAVKSVSCQTECPQADRANPAGTSKAVHTVFPSPTTPTHSYAKSNGHCNTDMQTGSELLQTNAAESQAQKEKSAGTTLENAVENGSSPVRTESPVHLMSQLPSSGVSLSPSSTAASSLTPSPCSSPVLTKRLVGASASSPGYQSSYQVGINQRFHAARHKFQSQAEQDHQSSGLQSPPSRDLSPTLADNSAAKQLARNTVTQVLSRFTSQQGAIKPVSPNSSPFGTDYRNLANAVSPKNESGHSPSPGKVSSPLSPLSPGIKSPTIPRAERGNPPPIPPKKPGLAQSPAAPAPLTKTSSQASSLGAPMDVASSCSNNTVVANGKDMEILLPTSS encoded by the exons ATGAATCTGGAAAAACTCAGCAAACCAGAACTACTGACGCTGTTTAGCATTCTTGAGGGAGAATTAGAAGCGAGAGATCTCGTCATAGAAGCCTTAAAG GCCCAGCATAGAGACACCTTCATTGAAGAGCGCTATGGAAAGTACAACATCAGTGACCCACTGATGGCTTTGCAAAGAGATTTTGAGACCCTGAAAGAGGGGAATCATGGTGAAAAGCAACCAGTATGCTCCAATCCCTTATCTATTTTGAAAGTGGTGATGAAACATTGCAAGAATATGCAGGAAAGAATGTTATCCCAACTAGCCGCTGCAGAAAGCAGACACAGAAAG GTGATCCTGGACCTTGAGGAAGAGAGGCAGCGTCACGCCCAGGACACGGCGGAGGGGGATGATGTGACCTACATGCTGGAGAAGGAGCGGGAGCGGCTCACCCAGCAG TTGGAGTTTGAAAAATCCCAAGTGAAGAAgtttgaaaaagaacagaagaagcTCTCAAGCCAGTTGGAGGAAGAAAGGGCTCGCCACAAGCAACTGTCTTCCGTGCTTGTGGTAGAGTGCAAGAAAGCCACTGccaaagcagcagaagagggTCAGAAGACAGCAGAATTGAGCTTGAaattggaaaaagagaagagtaaGGTGAGTAAACTGGAGGAGGAGCTGGCATCCAAGAGGAAGCGGGGTTTACAGATGGAAGCACAAGTAGAAAAGCAGCTCTCGGAGTTTGACATTGAAAGAGAACAGCTGAAAGCCAAGctgaacagagaagaaaaccgtacaaaagcactgaaagaaGAGGTAGAATGTTTGAAGAAAGCCCtgaaggagctggaggctgcTTGCCAGGAGCACAGTCCTACTGAGCCTTTGCAGCCAAGCTCCTCAGTGATGTCCAGAGGAGTTGCTACTGACAGTCCCGCAGTGAAGTCTGTGTCTTGCCAGACGGAGTGTCCACAAGCAGACCGAGCAAATCCTGCCGGCACAAGCAAAGCTGTGCATACCGTGTTTCCCAGCCCTACTACACCTACTCATTCCTATGCAAAATCCAATGGTCATTGCAATACAGACATGCAAACGGGTAGCGAGCTGCTGCAAACAAATGCAGCAGAGAGCCAGGCTCAAAAGGAGAAATCTGCTGGTACAACACTAGAAAACGCAGTTGAAAATGGAAGTTCTCCTGTAAGAACAGAGTCACCAGTGCATCTGATGTCTCAGCTCCCTTCTAGTGgggtctccctgtctcccagcagcacagctgcctccTCTCTAACACCTTCGCCCTGCTCCTCACCGGTTCTGACTAAACGCTTAGTGGGAGCTTCAGCAAGCAGCCCTGGTTATCAGTCATCCTACCAGGTGGGGATCAATCAACGTTTCCACGCAGCTCGGCACAAATTTCAGTCTCAAGCTGAACAGGACCATCAGTCAAGTGGTTTGCAGAGCCCACCGTCAAGGGATTTGTCTCCTACTCTAGCAGATAACTCTGCTGCCAAGCAGTTAGCACGCAATACAGTCACTCAGGTTCTTTCCAGATTCACCAGCCAGCAGGGAGCGATTAAACCTGTCTCCCCTAATAGCTCACCTTTTGGCACAGACTATCGAAATCTGGCAAATGCCGTGAGCCCCAAAAATGAATCTGGTCATTCTCCGAGCCCTGGAAAGGTTTCCAGTCCGCTAAGCCCATTGTCTCCTGGGATTAAGTCACCAACCATTCCTAGAGCAGAAAGAGGGAACCCTCCACCCATTCCTCCAAAGAAACCTGGCCTCGCTCAGTcgcctgctgctcctgctccgcTAACCAAAACCTCTTCTCAGGCGTCCTCTCTGGGTGCCCCCATGGACGTGGCAAGTAGCTGCTCTAACAATACTGTAGTGGCAAATGGCAAAGACATGGAGATACTCCTGCCAACTAGCAGCTAG